The genome window CACAATCTCTACTAaactttatatttcaaattaaatatcaaaGGTAGAAAAAGCAAATTGGATGCTTATCGAAGTAGCCAACTATAATTTGTTTACCTTAACATCCCTAACTTGATATGGACAGCCAGCAGGTATCAAAACAGCATCTCCTAGCTTTTGTACAAAATTCCATGGCTCAATTCCTGTAGAATATGAAAGTGTAAAACTGTGATAATGTCGATATAGGACACATTGTCCATGTGGAATTAGTAGACTTACCATATTCATGTTTGAGCCTACTTTTGTGCTCCAGGTTCAAGTAAAAATTTTCATCATGAATAGGGTGAATGACCTGTAAAGTCGAAAGATTTACAAGGCAGTAAATGTGAATATGAGAGGAAATATTTAGCTGTTCATTTACTACAAATTTTATTGCACACAATCCAACATAATATTATGCAATCCAATTGTCAATTCATTACAAAATTAAACCTTTTAGCTGCTACCATGCCTACTTCGATAAATGTTCATTTATTTAGGTAACAAACTCAAACTTATCTTGGAGAAGAATATTAGAAACATGgagggaaaaaaatatatatgtgcttCTACATATTACGTACTTACATAAAATAGAAACTCGTTAACCAAATTTAACCCTCCATTTCGAAAGTTTAGAAAATAGTTTAATCCCCTTAGTACACAGGTTTAAACTCATGAGCAATAAAACCCTTTAGACTGTAAATATATTTGGATCATTGTCATTTTTTTACAGAAGTTCTATGAATATTGGCATTCACAAATCTGCCCACAATAGAACCTATATATAAGCATTTAGCTTTTATGGCCTTGTACAGCCTAGGCCACTGAGGAAATTTTAACTAAAAGGCACAGCCACTTTAATTGGTTGTCATATCCTCAatctactactccctccgtcccgccatatcgtatacattgggggacgtgGATgcggcacgcactttaatgcttgtgcaaagtatagttctataacttgtttttaagattttctttttcagaataaaaaattgatatttaaatttttattcagaacaaAAAGTAAGTTATATAACTATACTTAATGAGAGTattaaagtgcgtgtcgagcagtgcaaaaaaaatgtatagaaatgaatgggacggagggagtacctagCTAAAGAACCAAGACCCTTTATTTAAAATGGATTTGGATATATGAACTACTAGTATGATAATATAGAGTTCCACCAACAGTCAGCACAGAAGAAGTAAAAAGACGGTagcctttatttaaatttacagttatttaaattacatataaaaaaaaatccaaacatgTGAACCCATATGACAAGTCATACTTTTAAAAGGCATGTCGCCGTAAGCTCTTAATACCTTATCCACTGGAGAGCAACCAATGTACCCAAGTTCTTTACAATGTTCTCTTAAATATGCTTCCAACTTAGGTATATCTTCTCTGCGGAAAATGTCCCAAACAGCACCTCCATCTGTATTTTCGGATCCTTTTGCATGTTCCCCTTCATGCTGGTTCTCAGGTACACTTGCAATTTTGTCATTTCTGCATATTTCATGTTGATCCTGATGATAGTGCATTTTCTTCAAACTTTCTATTGTGTCGAGCTCCAATTCTGTCAAGGAATTTGGTTGGGCGTGCATCAACACATTCACCTATAAAAACCAACACAGTTTTTGGGTTATAAAAGGACTGTAGAGATATATATTTCACCACCCTAACAGCAAAGTTTTTATTTTGACATCAAATAGTCCACATGAGGAAATGATAAGTTGTGGGATGATATATTTATGTTCAATGTTAATACAATATTATGAACTCCATCCCTCAAAGGATGTCATAAGCAAACTGCGCCATGTGAATTAATATAAAGAAAACAGTTATTCTTCTGGCACTCAACAAATTTTAAACGCTAGATAGGTAccgtttggggttgctgttgcaaacagcaacagcagctttttgctgaaaagcaggtgaaaaactgtttggtaaatctaaaatcagcttttccgaacagcagcttttagctgaaaagctgctgttggaGAAAGCgtgtcctcccatgcttttggaaaaagctgcttttcagcttttgcagaatgcttTTACAGATTTCATTATCAAATCTCATCAaacacattattattttttatattataactcaaaataagcaaatatcaaaaaaattaccaaacagttatttgatttctacaacaacactttttttaccagcactttttctgacaacacagcaatttttaacagaaCTCCCAAACAGACATAGTCTTGATAATATGATTGTAAAATGAGCTCAACAAAGTTTATTAGCTGTAAACATTTACTAACTATTTGTTTTTCAGCTTATAAGttcagaaaattttaattatgtggAGACGTGGAGGGGTAGAGAGAGGGGAAAATGCTTATATAGTTAACTTATACTACTTTCTTGAGGGTACCTCAGTTTTGAAGTATTTGAACTATAAACGGGCACCTCATGTTAACTCATCAATTTATTTTAACCCGACATGTAAAGTCCTTACAAGCAAATTTGTCGAAACAGATGACGATGTATTATTACAGGTAAAGTCTTTCCTTGCACCATAAAAGCACCTAAAAacttagtatatatatatttaagggAAGCTGGCCCTTAACCAGTTGAACATATCTATACTGCTGTATATAAGTTCGACTGAGTTTTTTAGTGCACATGACAGTAAACCTAGGTTCTTCGGATCTATAGCGATTAAAGTGCCTTGTTCAGAACGAATGACGTCTAGCTTCTAAGCAACAGAAATCAATATATACACAAGTAACACAATGCACTTTTTTGTCTTGAGTCACTCATTAGTCATTATATTAGTTCACTAATTTCACAAACTTAAGTGTGTTTGCAGAGTTGATGATTCAAAATCCAAAAGATGCACATTACATGCTTCACAAGTAATAAGTTCTGGAGTGTACTCCTATTAGTTTAGATGCCACAATTGTCTCCATTTACTCGTTAATTTGATATGTAATGGAACTATGTAAGAAACCATAAGTTCTTAAAGACTGACATATGTGAGATCATTTTCTACGGAACATTGTGAAAAAGGGAGGGGGAAAAAACTACATGCAGGATTCAAAAACTTACAGCACACAATTCCAGGATAGAAGTCAATCTTGGCACTGTTTGAAAGTTGGAAgtttaagaaaaaattaaaagtttagGCCAgattagaggtttgaccatgtGAATCATCTATAATATTGGTGTTCGGactttggtagttagcggatcgAAGTAGCAGTTTGGACCCAAAaagttaattttgtaaaatctaCTTGGAGGAACTTTTTCAATTAGAGATTGTCATGTGTCTACTTAATATACAAAAAGCTAATTCAATAGCTAGTTATCAAACAATACAAAaaagctaattcaatccgctagtcaaaacaactACTTCAATtaaatccgctaacagctaacctcTAAACATTAATTGTCATACAGGACCCTTATCTTTTTTAACATAGTGGCACTATTAAGGATCTTGTTGAAAAACCAGCAAGGCCGTCTATCTAAGACTCCTATAGTAGCATCAAATTTAAGTTGTCATGCCACAAAGAATTCTTTTATCACCTCCATGCAAAACGGAAAAAGGAATTGCTTACCATGTCACATTTATTGTAGTGGAGCTTTGTTACTGAGTCTCCGCGCCCCAGCTCAGAAGCAAATCCATAAGAAATATACATCTTTGGCCCCAAATCTGGCTTGAGACCTCCGTCAGGTGGCATGACAGCGAGATTGAGGCGGCCACTATATGGATGTGTATGCTCCTTGAAGGGCAAACAACTAATAAACTCTGTGCTGTGTCGCGGTACATGCTCATTGAATAAAGTAGATGGAGGCCAATCTATCAACTTTAGAATTTGGGGCCACCCATGTTTGTCAAACCGCCCCTCCTGATACCCTTTGAAAAACTGGTGGAGGTTGGTATCCACCTGGATAGCATCCAGTGACAATATTAGTTCATTAGCAAGGAATTCTTAAACAATTTATGACATGAAAGGTCAAATTTGTTGctaataatataagaaaaaagtagttGCTGCCAAACCAAATGTATGGACATTCGGACCTTAGTCATGCTTAAATATTTCAATCTATATTTTCACAGCACATTGTTTTTTTCATTCCAAACTTCTGCTTTACTTTAACTTCATCCATCTCATATAAACTTGgccttattatttttttattaattaatttggtTTACACATTCACAGGTGGCATAATTCAGTAGACTTTACTTctatttagttaaatttaagGGAATGTaatccctttttcttttcaaGGTGGAGAAACAGTGAAACACAAATGAGGCCATACAGAAAGAATAACTTAGGGCCTTGCGCATGGAGATTTGAAATTCAGATATttctgttaaaatatattttatgcatCAAATAAACAGGTAACATTCTTCTATTTACACctatttaaagtaaaaaataacaTAAGAAAAATCTTATTAAAATATGCTTTTAAAAGAAGTACTATAGATATAGTCTCTATGCCCCCATTTATATTGTCCAATCAAACTCCCCAAAAGTTATTCGATACCATATCATCACATTCATTTTATTCTCGAACAAAACATCTTAACAAGATTTGATAGAACTAAACAGTAAACCTGTCTAACTTTAAAACTTGATATGCTTCCATCATCATCCCTAGATAATAAGATACGTTACAGTATTATCATTTTATCATGAAGTAACTGTTAAAGGCAGGGACATTGAAATCAGTATGCACGTAACATTTAGAACAAAGCAACTGCCTGGCAGTCGATTCGTATTGTACAAACACAACTGGTAAGAACATCTGTGTATTTAAAGCATCCACAAAGCATACTACCAGGGTAGAAGGTGGACTCACCTCACGCCAATCCAAACAATTGAGGGCAGATACATTTAGAAGCCGGGcatgtttttcatttttaatctgCCGAAATGCTCGCCAGATAACCATAGGTTCCCAGCTCAGACCACATGTAGTTTCAAGTACATTATTAACAATTACTGGCTCACCTTTAAATAAATGAGACTGAAAATGCTTTAACTCTGCATCTTTGATGTCCACGGCCATACAGGTATACAAGTAATTGTCATCAGAATTTTCACGAGACGCAGCTTTTCTTATATTCCCTCCGCAGGCAGCCATATCACACAAATTGGTACAGGTGCACCACTGCGTAGGAGTTTCAGACGTGTCTAACTTGTGTTCTTCAAAAAGTGCATTAGCTCTCCACAACAAGGAACTGATGTGATCTTCGCGTAAAATATGCTTCAGTTTTAGTAGTCCTTTACCACAACCACCCTTACCCTTTGGGGGGCAACGAATTTTACCATCTTCGTTAACCCTCAATTTAGATAATGACTTCACATGATCCTCACTCACATCTTCATCAGGCGTCCAGCCTTTTCTTGATGGCACAATTTCTTCCTCCTCAACTCCCTGTAGGAAGCCATCACACACCTCCCGGCAACAAGTGAGGCAAAGATTATAAGAACAGTGTGTACAGTTTCTGTGAAGGTCCGGAATATATGTTTTGCAGTTGTTGCTGCATAGAACAAAAATGATTATATCAATGTAGACACTAACTGTTAtccaagattatatatatatatatatatatatattgcaaacCTACCAATACACAAGTTCATCCAACTGATATTTTGCTGCCTCCACTTTTAGCTGTAACAAAGATATGCCTgaacaaacaataaaaataaaatatgaatcacTGACAAGACTGAGTTCTGCCATATATGCAATTCACTAATATTTCATAAAGGTAAAGTGTCCCTAGTATGGATGGTTGATTGAAACAGAGGCCAAAGGCTCAGTTTATAAATAACCAGGAACATTAAAGAATTTAATCATGCCAAAAGGTAAATTGGCAATTCCTTAACAGAAAAGAAAGTAGTCACtacaaaataaacaagatttcTTAATAGAAATAACGTAACATATAGGTAATAACTAAGAgctataaacaaaatattaccTATCAAGTAATGAAACAAACTAATTTAATAACATCAGAGCACAAGTAGTTTTACTTTTTTCCCTTATTATTAAGTATTAACACACTGCTGTTGATGAGAAATCACAACACTGAAGTGTGTCAAAACCCGTCTTGAGTTGCATGTGTGAATCATTTGTGCTACCATCATATGCAGTAAATCAATCCAAGATTTGGAGACTTTTACGGGAAAAGAGAGGCATTACCTTGTATTTTAGCTTCCCTCGTCTTCTCCTTATTTTGCTCCTCATGAATTTGTCTCATGAATGGTAgaatcatttttaatatatatgtggcATTATGGAACATGTCATCTGTACTAGGCATGACATCGGATCTTAATCTCGCTAAAGCctacaaaatcatcaaaaatggCATAAGATGACTATCGCGGGCAAatgcatactccctccgtcccacttcttttgtcttgtttgactttttgtggtcaaattgaccaaactttgaccggtaataactaattattcttacatgatttttaaaatccgaaacATACATCATGAAGTAGAGCAAATGTAgattttagtaatatattttttaaaatcttttccaattatttaatacatgtaaatttcagtcaaagtttggtcaatttgaccattaaaagtcaaacaagccaaaagaattgggacggagggagtataataataACATTACACAAGGTCCTAAAAGAAATTGGATTGATTTGAAGAAACCAACCCTAGAAGGGCCTTTTTTACGCAAGCAATTGATGCAATTGCAGTTGCCTCTACAAACGGGACAAGCCTGCTCAAAATCCTCCTCACTCATCAACGGATACCTACACATCATTTCAAGCATCCTATCAAcgactaaaaataaaaacatgacATCGAATTCCACTCATCCAATTATGCTTAAAAACAGCAATGCTAGACAAAATACAAAGAAATTCTTGTCAAAAAAGAAACGGCATTGCAAAAAAGCACGATACCAAGCGGAGATGCAGGGAAAACAATATCTGCGACGATTGCATTTCAAACAGCGAACCACATAGCCTCTGTCATTCCTCTTACACTGATGACACGCATTGCAAATCACCTCAGTGCCATTCTCCTGTTAACATCAACCAACCACAAAGGCcttcaaaatcaaataaatttacaCAGAATTATCAATAATTCAATAacaaacaattacaaaattgaTGAACTTACGTTATTATTTGTACTAGTGTTATTGTAACAATCAGAAACCTTTTTCTTCTTGTTGTTCGTTTCAATAACCCCGGGGCCCATCTTTCTTTTGGAAGCGCAGAGTTGAGGAAGATTCGAAACAGCTTCATTCTTTTTCTTGATGATTTTGGCTTTGGCCTCGTTGAACATATCAATAAGCTTGATGTTGGTGCTTTTGTGTTTCATTGTTAAACATGAAAAACCCAAATTGTgtgattgtgtgtgtgtgtataagaaAGGAAGAATTGTAGATGGGGTCGGACAgtagttgtttgtgtttgagtGGAGAACTAAAGCTCTGTTCCGGTTATCAACATTCAGGATACAAACTAACTTCCCAAGTACTCTGCTGCGTGGGGCCGTATGACAACACTagggttttatattaaaaaattgaggTAAAGTTGAGGatgaactttttttttgtttttaaaataaagaagttggttttttcttcttttgatgAAGAAgataaatcattttatttatggTTACTTTGGGTGTGATCAagttattttaatgatatttctAAAAAAAGGGTATTGagatatatttagatttataaaaaaagaaagtaaGGACATTTTGGATAATAATTgggaattttgtgaattttaatttttacagttatatgaataataatagagcgtcaaaaaatttattaatcttTTCACTATTTTACTAATTAACCAATAACATTTTTTACTAACAAGTTTAACTAAcaatcttttcaaaattaagtaaattttaatcatgattaatataaaatctcacatGACAGATGCCACATTACTACTCCACATGTTTGCCAcgtgtaaattataaaaaataattataaaatcaataatttagtaaaatcaaaatatcaaaagaacatCAAAACCTCTACCCTCTCATTCCCCCGCTATTCTCTATTCTAGTGTTGAAACCCTACCCAACGACCAGCACTCATTTTATTCATTGCTCTTCGATTGATACGGTAAGTTCATTTTTGATTCTTCCTTTCGATTTATATACTCATCTTGTAATAATATGATATGTTGTTATATTGCGTGATTACgagaatttgattaaatttgatattacataaatttcatGATCGtgtgaatttaatatataaccGATTCAGAATatgtgaattatatatattttagaatttgatTTATCGTATAATTTATTGAATAATGTTGTCCTTAATATTATGAGAATTGATGCAAATCATGTAATTAATCATTTAAcgtgaagttttttttttgcaatgACTTATAgtcttataaataaatatctgttTTAAGAAATTCTCGTGATGAGTTGGGATCGAACCCAGGACTTGGGACGATAGAGCATAAACTCTTAACTAATGATAATTTAGATTTGGATTACTTTATtgcttttattaaattaatttgttttaatgttttaaaattaaaaaaatcatatttaatttttcaaaaaatttatcagattgaaaattatcaaaatatttcaaGTTTTATCTGTTGCAACAAATTAAAGCacaacattaattatatatgaattaGAGTGTGTTTGTTTTAACTTAAGACTGGGTTTAAAActgtttctaattttaaactgaAGAACGTCTGTTTATGTAATAAATAAAGTCggtttaaaatcagaaataagtcagaaaataatttaaagtcaGAAGTTAATTAGTTTCGAAGAACTTAATTTTCCTTAAATTATTAACACAGCAAGTAAATTATTTACTGTGCCTAACTTATTCGTCTACTACATAAAACCTTCTTGATTTTCCAGATCTACATGATCTCCCCCCGCAAGAATTAGACGATCCCATCCTCGTCAGCTCCATGCCTTCACCAAACGGAAAACTCACCACAGATTCAACTGATCCTCTCTTCCCCTTAACAACTTCTCCAAATGATTTTCTACAAACTTTACTATTAACTACCACAACTGACCCTTTCTGCTTCATGTCTATAATCTCAAACAATCTCAGATGATCTTCATATTTACCATCTATAACAGCAAAGTCGATGTTCTTGTACTGCTTAATCACTTCGCATGGATCTCCGATCACGATCCTCGCCACCTTTTCCAGATCCATATGTTGTTTAAGGTGATTAGAGATTGTGTTTTTGGTCTTGTCATGAGGGACTATGCAGATGAGATGGCCTCGTGTTTGTGTTGCGGCCACCGCGAGTGCGAGTGTAAGTGGTGTGACGCCTTGTGTAGTGATTTCTACTATTAGTTTTGCTTGCCTTCCTGCTGCTAATGCTGATACGAATTCCATGCACTCCGGTTCCAACGGTGGTCTTGTGCTCCCTTGCCTGTGGATTTTACACTGCACGTGCGAACAACACTGGTTAATTAAAACAGCTAATTCGATTAGAGTAGTGCACATTAGTGTGTACAAAAAGTTGTACATAAAGACATGTCTATTGACGTGGGATGAATACATGAGACCTATTCCAATTAAAACTTTTCAAATATCAGTACAAAATTCTGTGCATATCTAAACTATTGTAGGGACAGAGGGAGAATATTTTAGTTTGAATCCTAACTTCTCTGAGAAAATCATTACAAGATTATAAATACTTAAAAGGATTCAaatcatatgaaaaatatattgagTTAAAAGAGAAAATACTCGCCAAGTCTGATGTTTTCAAGAAAGCTTTCATAGCATCCGGAGGAGACCACTCCATAGAGAAGGACTGATTGCAGAAGCAACTTGGTCAAGAAAAAAAACCAAATTAAGATAACAGAAGAGGTAGTTAATATGTAGAGGGAATGTGTAGATTGGTAAGGGATGGTAGTAAAATATATTGAGCTTGGACTTGCGGGAAGAATTAATATATAGGCATTGTTAGTAGCCGAGGTTTACATTTGTGGATAAACAAAGAGATATGGGTGACAGATATATGACGCATGCCATGATATGTGCACTGCCAAGAAAACAGAGGTTTGACACATGGCGGTGTTACAAAAGAAGTTTATGCATGGAGGGGGGAGTCGTGGCATTGTATGAGCATATACACGTTAGAGAAAATTGATAAATGAAGGTAAAATTTGTGTATGAATAACAAGTTGTTTGTTTTTAGGTAAGAGGAGCTAAGAATGAATAAGGAGacagctgctgctgctgctgctgctgctgctaaaGTCTAAACAGTGCCGTATGGGGACATTTGCACAATTGCAGTTACTTATCGTGACTGCATGTATTCGATTTTGTCAACTATGTGCATTTAATTGCTTGAAGATTTACTAAAATCCACCtaagttaaattaaattttgataactTAACctctttaaattaaattagatttattaaTAAGATATAAGTCTGTTATCTCTTTCTCTCACAAAAACTAGAGTTTGAAAAGTCGTCTCTCATTCTTTGTCTTTGTCCTTTTTTAAACCATTCCAGGGGCTTCCGTGAAAAGTCTGTTTTCTTTCATATTGCCACCCTCTTTCTTTTATCAAGAGGCTGTTCTTTTGCATTTTTTTAGATGTTTCTCATTCTATAAGCTTTCTGATGGATCATATGATTGGCAGAGTTTGGCTGTCAACAACATCTTCGTTGGAATGGGTCCAGACTTTACCGGGGTTCCAACAAATATGCTCACAGTGAACGGTACATTGAGGCTGAGCGTATACAATCCTGCTACATTCTTTGGTATTCGTGTTAGCTCCACTCCTGTCAACCTGATCTACTCGGATGTCGTTGCTGCTACTGGTCAGGTGAGATATCTTCTTTAGCAAAGCATCATATCTGTAAATTAAATGGTTATGACAGGGGATAGATTTTTGATAATAGTTGTTTCACGAATTATAGTTTAGGTTTAGGCCTTTGTTTAATGGCTGAGTTGTTAACGATACGTTAATCTTACACGACTGCAGCTAAAGAAATATTTTCAATCAAGAAAGAGCCACCGGACAGTACTAGTGAACGTGGAAGGGCTCAGAGTTCCTTTATATGGAGCTGGATCAGCCATAAACGAGACTAAAACCGGTTACCAAGTTCCACCGGAACTGAAGTTTGACCTATAAAATTTAAGAAGAATTCATGCGAGTATCTCTGATGTCCACGTCCACACACTGCTGCTGGACATCGTCCTTCATGGCTTGTGAGTGTGCAAGGTCTGTTGTGCCTTGTGTAGATATAATGGTCTGCTTGTTTCAGTAATGAAAACTGATTTTTGTTGTAATGGTCCAGATTGTTAAGTGTATGAGATAGACCTTTGCGGTAGTTCTTTGTATTGGGTTCAGATTTGTCAAGAACTTGTGAATTTTTGTGATCTTTCAAAATGTGTAACTTGTACGTAATATATGTtgaaataaatcataaatgtaattaatgattaatatat of Daucus carota subsp. sativus chromosome 3, DH1 v3.0, whole genome shotgun sequence contains these proteins:
- the LOC108210880 gene encoding lysine-specific demethylase JMJ26 encodes the protein MKHKSTNIKLIDMFNEAKAKIIKKKNEAVSNLPQLCASKRKMGPGVIETNNKKKKVSDCYNNTSTNNNENGTEVICNACHQCKRNDRGYVVRCLKCNRRRYCFPCISAWYPLMSEEDFEQACPVCRGNCNCINCLRKKGPSRALARLRSDVMPSTDDMFHNATYILKMILPFMRQIHEEQNKEKTREAKIQGISLLQLKVEAAKYQLDELVYCNNCKTYIPDLHRNCTHCSYNLCLTCCREVCDGFLQGVEEEEIVPSRKGWTPDEDVSEDHVKSLSKLRVNEDGKIRCPPKGKGGCGKGLLKLKHILREDHISSLLWRANALFEEHKLDTSETPTQWCTCTNLCDMAACGGNIRKAASRENSDDNYLYTCMAVDIKDAELKHFQSHLFKGEPVIVNNVLETTCGLSWEPMVIWRAFRQIKNEKHARLLNVSALNCLDWREVDTNLHQFFKGYQEGRFDKHGWPQILKLIDWPPSTLFNEHVPRHSTEFISCLPFKEHTHPYSGRLNLAVMPPDGGLKPDLGPKMYISYGFASELGRGDSVTKLHYNKCDMVNVLMHAQPNSLTELELDTIESLKKMHYHQDQHEICRNDKIASVPENQHEGEHAKGSENTDGGAVWDIFRREDIPKLEAYLREHCKELGYIGCSPVDKVIHPIHDENFYLNLEHKSRLKHEYGIEPWNFVQKLGDAVLIPAGCPYQVRDVKSCIKVSVGFVSPESISECIRLVDEIRFLPQNHRAKEDMLQVKKLIIHAIERAVNDLEKLNTEPTLYVEDSLPSSKLSNSSSEEVSHGRQSLGSDANSMRYTSDEALEDCGQGPSAMEEEAPNEMGGKEDHPSDNTITSKIAADNQLEVVPHTRSSAQSLHTPSTSSASPNISHQTPRSLATETVGFFKQLADMLQSDKFDQTLPPQIRLDEQTICDYEQVLKKCMSGNLRELGKDSRYQEFNEVLTSLLSCRRIPSNLHQGFLSLRRDLPSLASRAFELNKEVTHGMLQRVNRSTMKELESCMDRYRNCEDNLLKLEQEKELNSSEIDRLLSQIGRLQSRNEVIDSEITKFTAEADALRIASAAHSHKIANLDGVGAVDESTLQRSMDDLHKLENEWRKRVDDLNF
- the LOC108212294 gene encoding uncharacterized protein LOC108212294; translation: MEFVSALAAGRQAKLIVEITTQGVTPLTLALAVAATQTRGHLICIVPHDKTKNTISNHLKQHMDLEKVARIVIGDPCEVIKQYKNIDFAVIDGKYEDHLRLFEIIDMKQKGSVVVVNSKVCRKSFGEVVKGKRGSVESVVSFPFGEGMELTRMGSSNSCGGRSCRSGKSRRFYVVDE